A region of Haloplanus sp. XH21 DNA encodes the following proteins:
- a CDS encoding ABC transporter permease subunit, which translates to MTWSAVARKDFEDAIRSRWLWGLSVVFVLVFSFPAVVRLYSGDLGGPQNSSGIVQLVIFFMKEATAIVVPLTAVVVAYASITRERDSGTMKLLLSMPHSRTDVVIGKLVGRSAVIVVPVLLGFLVSILLLIPGSSALDWLTYVQFALLTAFLGVVFVGISVGISAAANGNRQAILGSGGAFALFWFGWDFLSNRLVDGAIALLGDVGVDVATATRYEIVLLLKLLNPIQAYKTLVDALFMSALNARLQMFGFFLGIDPRAREALGSSLSVIYGDVATVVYMLLWLVVPIAVGAFVFQSTDL; encoded by the coding sequence ATGACGTGGAGCGCCGTGGCCCGGAAGGACTTCGAGGACGCCATCCGGTCGCGGTGGCTGTGGGGGCTGTCGGTCGTGTTCGTACTCGTCTTCTCGTTCCCGGCGGTCGTCCGCCTGTACTCCGGCGACCTCGGCGGGCCACAGAACAGTTCCGGCATCGTCCAACTCGTCATCTTCTTCATGAAGGAGGCGACGGCCATCGTCGTTCCCCTGACCGCGGTGGTGGTCGCCTACGCGTCGATAACCCGCGAGCGCGACTCGGGAACGATGAAGCTCCTGCTGTCGATGCCCCACTCGCGGACGGACGTCGTCATCGGCAAGTTGGTGGGCCGGAGCGCCGTCATCGTCGTGCCGGTGTTGCTCGGCTTCCTCGTGTCCATCCTCCTGCTGATTCCGGGGTCGTCGGCGCTCGACTGGCTGACGTACGTGCAGTTCGCGTTGTTGACCGCGTTCCTGGGCGTGGTGTTCGTCGGCATCTCGGTCGGCATCTCGGCGGCGGCGAACGGCAATCGACAGGCCATCCTGGGGAGCGGGGGCGCGTTCGCGCTGTTCTGGTTCGGTTGGGACTTCCTGTCGAACCGCCTGGTCGACGGGGCCATCGCCCTCCTCGGCGACGTCGGCGTCGACGTGGCGACGGCGACGCGCTATGAGATAGTGCTGTTGCTGAAACTGCTCAACCCGATTCAGGCGTACAAGACGCTCGTCGACGCCCTGTTCATGTCGGCACTCAATGCGCGTTTGCAGATGTTCGGGTTCTTCCTCGGCATCGACCCGCGGGCCCGAGAGGCGCTCGGCTCGTCGCTGTCGGTTATCTACGGCGACGTCGCCACCGTCGTGTACATGCTCCTCTGGCTGGTGGTGCCCATCGCCGTCGGCGCCTTCGTCTTCCAGAGCACCGACCTCTAG
- a CDS encoding ABC transporter ATP-binding protein, whose translation MSAIELDGVTKRFGDVTAVSNLDLTVPEGEVFGFLGPNGAGKSTTINMLLDFVRPTEGQVRVLGLDAGRNSVAVRRRTGVLPEGYDVYHRLTGRKHVEFAMRSKEVDGDPDAVLERVGIADAADRKAGGYSKGMRQRLVLGMALVGEPDLLILDEPSSGLDPGGAREMRDIVRAEADRGATVFFSSHVLGQVEAVCDRVGILRGGELVAEDSIEGLREAVGEDATLVVTVDAASESDLDAVRALDGVSAATTDGTTVTVSCDPASKTAVIGALEDAGVTVEDFQTEETSLEDLFLAYTEGEAVSA comes from the coding sequence ATGTCCGCAATCGAACTCGACGGCGTGACCAAACGGTTCGGCGATGTCACCGCCGTCTCGAACCTCGACCTCACGGTCCCCGAGGGCGAGGTGTTCGGCTTCCTCGGGCCGAACGGCGCGGGGAAGTCGACGACGATCAACATGTTGCTCGATTTCGTCCGGCCGACGGAAGGGCAGGTTCGCGTGCTCGGACTGGACGCGGGCCGCAACAGCGTCGCCGTCCGCCGGCGCACGGGCGTGCTGCCGGAGGGGTACGACGTGTATCACCGCCTCACCGGACGCAAACACGTCGAATTCGCCATGCGGTCGAAGGAGGTCGATGGCGATCCCGACGCAGTGCTGGAACGCGTGGGAATCGCGGACGCCGCCGACCGCAAGGCCGGGGGCTACTCCAAGGGGATGCGCCAGCGACTCGTCCTCGGGATGGCGCTCGTGGGAGAACCGGATCTGCTCATTCTCGACGAACCGTCGTCGGGACTCGATCCGGGCGGCGCACGCGAGATGCGCGACATCGTACGCGCGGAAGCCGACCGCGGCGCGACCGTCTTCTTCTCGAGCCACGTGCTGGGACAGGTCGAAGCCGTCTGTGACCGGGTCGGCATCCTCCGGGGCGGCGAACTCGTCGCCGAGGACAGCATCGAGGGACTCCGGGAAGCGGTGGGCGAGGACGCGACCCTGGTCGTCACCGTCGACGCAGCGAGCGAGAGCGACCTCGACGCCGTTCGCGCCCTCGACGGCGTGAGCGCGGCCACGACCGACGGGACGACGGTCACCGTCTCCTGTGATCCGGCCTCGAAGACCGCCGTCATCGGCGCACTGGAGGACGCCGGCGTGACGGTCGAGGACTTCCAGACAGAGGAAACCTCGCTGGAAGATCTATTTCTCGCGTACACCGAAGGGGAGGCGGTGTCGGCATGA
- a CDS encoding excinuclease ABC subunit C yields MDATAVRERANDLPRDPGVYLFYEGETVQYVGKAVDLRDRVRSYTDPRSDRIRRMVERADRIDIAVTDTETQALLLEANLIKRHQPRYNVRLKDDKSYPLVQLTDHPAPRIEVTRDPDESARVFGPYTDKGRVETVVKALRETYGLRGCSDHKYRDRDRPCLDYEMGLCSAPCTGEIDEAAYAEDVRAAVRFFEGETGALADPLRREMEAAAQAQSFERAANLRDRLETVESFHGDGGDAVSTPSDERTVDVLGAVVEGDRATVARLHSERGQLVDRSRHRLDAPEEEERIGALLDAFIPQYYADRELPDAVICSERPTDPDVVSWLETEGVAVRVPGAGREAKLVDLALKNARRRTGDDDGAARLAAALGLDSAERIEGFDVSHTGGKAVVGSNVCFADGSAEKSAYRRKKLTDRNDDYANMRELVRWRAVRAVDGADDRPDPDLLLIDGGDGQLAAARDALAETGWDVPAVALAKAEERVVTPDGVHDWDDDAPHLRLLQRVRDEAHRFAVQYHGTVRDDVSTALDDVPGVGPETRRRLLRRFGSVENVRDASAADLEDVAGVGEKTAESLARRL; encoded by the coding sequence ATGGACGCGACCGCGGTTCGCGAGCGCGCGAATGATCTTCCTCGCGACCCCGGCGTCTACCTCTTCTACGAGGGCGAGACGGTCCAGTACGTGGGGAAGGCGGTCGATCTCCGGGACCGCGTGCGGTCCTACACTGACCCCCGAAGCGACCGCATTCGCCGGATGGTTGAGCGAGCCGACCGGATCGATATCGCGGTCACCGACACCGAGACGCAGGCGCTCTTGCTGGAGGCGAACCTCATCAAACGCCACCAGCCACGGTACAACGTCCGGCTCAAGGACGACAAATCCTATCCGCTGGTCCAACTCACCGACCACCCGGCCCCTCGAATCGAAGTGACGCGCGACCCGGACGAAAGCGCACGGGTGTTCGGTCCCTACACCGACAAGGGACGCGTCGAGACGGTGGTGAAGGCGCTCCGCGAGACGTACGGCCTCCGTGGCTGTTCGGATCACAAGTATCGCGACCGTGATCGTCCCTGTCTCGATTACGAGATGGGTCTGTGTAGCGCCCCTTGCACCGGCGAAATCGACGAGGCGGCGTACGCCGAAGACGTGCGGGCAGCCGTCCGGTTTTTCGAGGGCGAGACAGGTGCGCTGGCCGATCCGCTCCGCCGGGAGATGGAGGCGGCGGCGCAGGCACAGTCGTTCGAACGCGCCGCCAACCTTCGTGACCGGCTCGAGACCGTCGAATCGTTCCACGGCGACGGCGGCGACGCGGTGTCGACGCCGAGCGACGAGCGCACGGTCGACGTCCTTGGCGCCGTCGTCGAGGGAGATCGAGCGACGGTGGCCCGTCTCCACAGCGAACGCGGCCAACTCGTCGACCGGTCGCGGCACCGACTCGACGCCCCGGAGGAGGAGGAGCGAATCGGGGCACTCCTCGATGCCTTCATTCCCCAGTACTACGCCGACCGTGAGTTACCCGACGCCGTCATCTGCTCGGAACGTCCGACCGATCCGGACGTCGTCTCGTGGCTCGAAACCGAGGGCGTCGCCGTGCGCGTGCCTGGCGCCGGCCGCGAGGCGAAACTGGTCGACCTCGCGCTGAAGAACGCCCGCCGCCGGACGGGCGACGACGACGGTGCCGCCCGTCTCGCCGCTGCTCTCGGACTCGACAGCGCCGAACGCATCGAGGGGTTCGACGTGAGCCACACCGGCGGCAAGGCCGTCGTCGGCAGCAACGTCTGTTTCGCCGACGGCAGCGCCGAGAAGTCAGCGTATCGCCGGAAGAAACTCACCGACCGCAACGACGACTACGCGAACATGCGCGAACTCGTGCGCTGGCGGGCCGTCAGGGCCGTCGACGGCGCGGACGATCGCCCCGATCCGGACCTCCTTCTCATCGACGGTGGCGACGGGCAACTCGCCGCTGCGCGCGACGCCCTCGCGGAGACGGGCTGGGACGTGCCGGCAGTGGCCCTGGCCAAAGCCGAAGAACGGGTCGTGACGCCCGACGGCGTCCACGACTGGGATGACGACGCGCCACACCTCCGCCTCCTCCAGCGGGTTCGCGACGAGGCCCACCGCTTTGCCGTCCAGTACCACGGGACGGTCCGTGACGACGTGTCGACGGCGCTCGACGACGTGCCGGGCGTCGGTCCGGAGACCCGGCGTCGTCTCCTCCGACGGTTCGGCAGCGTCGAGAACGTTCGAGACGCGTCGGCGGCGGACCTGGAGGATGTCGCGGGCGTCGGCGAGAAAACCGCCGAGTCGCTAGCGCGGCGGTTGTGA
- the mdh gene encoding malate dehydrogenase: MTKVSIIGAAGTVGAATGYNIALRDIADELVFVDIPDMEAETVGQAADTNHGIAYDSNTDVRQGDYEATAGSDVVVITAGIPRKPGQTRIDLAGDNAPIMEDIGSSLAEHNDDFVTITTSNPVDLLNRHLYETGDRDRHSVVGFGGRLDSARFRYVLSQRFDVPVKNVEAAILGEHGDAQVPVFSKVRVDGRDPEFTAAEREEILGNLQESAMDVIERKGATEWGPATGVAHMVEAVLRDTGEVLPGSVVLDGEYGYEDTAFGVPVRLGANGVEEVVEWDLGDYEADLMDEAAEKLSEQYDEIA, from the coding sequence ATGACGAAAGTGAGCATCATCGGCGCCGCCGGGACGGTCGGTGCCGCGACGGGGTACAACATCGCGCTCCGCGACATCGCGGACGAACTCGTCTTCGTCGACATTCCAGACATGGAAGCGGAGACCGTCGGGCAGGCGGCCGACACGAACCACGGCATCGCCTACGATTCCAACACGGACGTCCGGCAGGGCGACTACGAGGCGACGGCGGGGTCCGACGTGGTGGTTATCACGGCGGGCATCCCCCGCAAGCCCGGGCAGACCCGCATCGACCTCGCGGGCGACAACGCGCCCATCATGGAGGACATCGGCTCCTCGCTCGCGGAACACAACGACGACTTCGTCACCATCACCACCTCGAACCCCGTCGACCTGCTGAACCGTCACCTCTACGAGACGGGCGACCGCGACCGGCACAGCGTCGTCGGCTTCGGCGGCCGACTCGACTCCGCGCGCTTTCGCTACGTGCTCTCTCAGCGCTTCGACGTGCCGGTCAAGAACGTCGAGGCGGCGATCCTGGGCGAACACGGCGACGCGCAGGTGCCCGTCTTCTCGAAGGTCCGTGTCGACGGCCGCGACCCCGAGTTCACCGCGGCCGAGCGCGAGGAAATCCTCGGCAACCTGCAGGAGTCCGCGATGGATGTCATCGAGCGCAAGGGCGCGACCGAGTGGGGACCGGCAACGGGGGTCGCCCACATGGTCGAGGCCGTGCTCCGCGATACGGGCGAGGTGCTGCCCGGCAGTGTCGTCCTCGACGGGGAGTACGGGTACGAGGACACCGCGTTCGGCGTTCCCGTCAGACTCGGGGCGAACGGCGTTGAGGAAGTCGTCGAGTGGGACCTCGGCGACTACGAGGCCGACCTGATGGACGAGGCCGCCGAGAAACTCTCCGAGCAGTACGACGAAATCGCCTGA
- a CDS encoding Sjogren's syndrome/scleroderma autoantigen 1 family protein: protein MSEFDKEAERERLREKYEADQESREATQRMSELLLQGATMTNSHCDTCGDPIFRYDGNEFCPTCQAAGEAATADAEGEESTADAAADADTPVKPSEPSPQADAQGVEQPSQPEPTQRRTAGEQRSDVDERVSGGAASDRTATPDQDSPLATAEASLSRTLVRYAQAAEETDDPRRAKELLAAAREAAETIAALRQ, encoded by the coding sequence ATGAGTGAGTTCGATAAGGAGGCCGAGCGCGAGCGTCTCCGGGAGAAATACGAGGCAGACCAGGAGAGCCGGGAAGCCACCCAGCGCATGAGCGAACTGCTGTTGCAGGGCGCGACCATGACCAACAGCCACTGCGACACCTGCGGCGATCCCATCTTCCGGTACGACGGCAACGAGTTCTGTCCGACGTGCCAGGCCGCTGGCGAGGCGGCGACCGCTGACGCGGAGGGCGAGGAGTCGACGGCCGACGCTGCCGCCGACGCGGACACACCGGTTAAGCCGTCTGAACCATCTCCGCAGGCGGACGCCCAAGGGGTCGAACAGCCATCGCAACCCGAACCGACCCAGCGCCGGACCGCCGGCGAGCAACGATCCGATGTCGACGAACGGGTATCTGGCGGCGCTGCGAGCGACCGGACGGCGACGCCCGATCAGGACTCGCCGCTCGCCACGGCCGAGGCGTCGCTCTCGCGGACACTCGTTCGATACGCGCAGGCGGCAGAGGAAACGGACGATCCGCGCCGGGCCAAGGAACTGCTCGCCGCCGCGCGCGAGGCTGCCGAGACCATCGCGGCCCTCCGTCAGTAG
- a CDS encoding DEAD/DEAH box helicase, whose translation MAATDEGEYVEHPLLAPGFIEQRRYQRQLADTAGDDNTLVCLPTGLGKTTVSLLVTADRLHTVGGTALFLAPTKPLVQQHATFYREALTIPDDEITVFTGDVRPDDRAALWDDSRIVIATPQVVENDLIGGRISLADVTHLTFDECHRATGDYAYVYIAERYHADAENPLVTGMSASPGGDEEAILTVCENLGLTEVAVMTEDDADVAAYTHDTDVEWERVTLPDSVIEIRDAINEVITDRLEQLKELGVTNTTSPDLSQRDLNQMRGELQQLIDADQSEGYEGMSVHAEVMKLRRAVELAETQSVESLRRYFERQRNAARSSGASKASQRLVSEPKVREAMRKAEAFDDLHPKFRQTRVLLAQTLGIGGGERVIVFTESRDTAEALTDFLSESFDVRRFVGQGDKEGSDGMTQKEQGETLDAFRAGEFEVLVSTSVAEEGLDVPEVDLVLFYEPVPTAIRSIQRKGRTGRQEEGRVVVLMAEDTRDEAFFWISRRREKEMESELEKLKGVADEVEEELVDSQTALDSFDGDAAADSADGDADTRSATTDDPATQPGLTEFDAGDEASGDGAAADTDDGVVATADADDDAVEIVVDQRELDSAIARDLSTREGIETRLETLAVGDYVVSDRVAVERKSVSDFLDTLTGGDRSLFDQVGDLARHYARPVVLIEGDGLYEERNVHPDAIRGALASLTVDFDVSVLRTDDEGDTADLLAVLAGREQTTRDRAVSVHGEKSAKTLAEQQEYVVGAIADIGPVTARSLLEHFGSVEAVMTANQDNLKNVDGVGEVTAERIRDVVGSDY comes from the coding sequence ATGGCGGCCACCGACGAGGGCGAATACGTCGAACATCCGCTGCTCGCGCCGGGGTTCATCGAGCAGCGTCGCTACCAGCGCCAGCTTGCCGACACCGCGGGCGACGACAACACGCTGGTCTGTCTCCCGACCGGTCTGGGCAAGACGACGGTCAGTCTGCTCGTGACCGCCGACCGCCTCCACACAGTCGGAGGAACGGCGCTCTTTCTCGCCCCGACGAAGCCGCTCGTTCAGCAGCACGCGACCTTCTACCGCGAGGCACTCACCATCCCCGACGACGAGATCACGGTCTTCACGGGCGACGTGCGCCCGGACGACCGGGCCGCGCTGTGGGATGACAGCCGCATCGTCATCGCGACGCCACAGGTCGTCGAGAACGACCTCATCGGCGGGCGAATCTCGCTGGCCGACGTGACACACCTCACCTTCGACGAGTGTCACCGCGCGACCGGCGACTACGCCTACGTCTACATCGCGGAGCGCTACCACGCCGACGCTGAGAACCCGCTCGTGACCGGGATGAGCGCCTCGCCCGGCGGCGACGAGGAGGCCATCCTGACCGTCTGTGAGAACCTCGGCCTGACCGAGGTGGCGGTGATGACCGAAGACGACGCCGACGTGGCGGCCTACACCCACGACACCGACGTCGAGTGGGAGCGGGTGACCCTCCCCGACTCGGTGATCGAGATTCGTGACGCGATAAACGAGGTCATCACCGATCGTCTGGAGCAGTTGAAAGAGCTCGGCGTGACGAACACGACGAGTCCGGACCTCTCGCAGCGCGACCTGAATCAGATGCGCGGGGAGCTACAGCAGCTCATCGACGCCGACCAGTCGGAGGGGTACGAGGGGATGTCGGTCCACGCGGAGGTGATGAAGCTCCGGCGGGCGGTCGAACTCGCGGAGACGCAGTCGGTGGAGTCGCTACGGCGGTATTTCGAGCGCCAGCGCAACGCCGCCCGGTCCTCCGGAGCGTCGAAGGCGAGTCAGCGACTGGTCTCCGAACCCAAGGTCCGGGAGGCGATGCGGAAAGCCGAGGCGTTCGACGATCTGCATCCCAAGTTCCGCCAGACGCGCGTGTTGCTGGCCCAGACCCTCGGCATCGGCGGCGGCGAGCGCGTCATCGTCTTCACCGAATCCCGGGACACGGCCGAAGCGCTCACCGACTTCCTCTCGGAGAGTTTCGACGTGCGGCGGTTCGTCGGCCAGGGCGACAAGGAGGGCTCGGACGGCATGACCCAGAAAGAGCAAGGGGAGACCCTCGACGCCTTCCGGGCGGGCGAGTTCGAAGTGCTCGTCTCCACCTCCGTCGCCGAGGAAGGGCTGGACGTGCCGGAGGTCGACCTCGTGCTCTTCTACGAACCCGTGCCGACGGCCATCCGGTCGATCCAGCGAAAGGGCCGGACGGGGCGACAGGAGGAGGGTCGTGTCGTCGTTCTCATGGCCGAGGACACGCGCGACGAGGCCTTCTTCTGGATTTCGCGGCGCCGCGAGAAGGAGATGGAGTCCGAACTGGAGAAGCTGAAAGGCGTCGCCGACGAGGTGGAGGAGGAACTCGTCGACTCCCAGACGGCGCTCGATTCGTTCGATGGCGACGCGGCAGCCGATAGCGCGGACGGCGACGCCGATACCAGAAGCGCCACCACGGACGACCCCGCGACCCAGCCCGGTCTCACTGAGTTCGACGCGGGAGACGAGGCGAGCGGGGACGGCGCTGCCGCCGACACCGACGACGGCGTCGTCGCCACCGCGGACGCCGACGACGACGCGGTCGAAATCGTCGTCGATCAGCGAGAGCTCGATTCGGCCATCGCGCGCGACCTCTCGACGCGCGAGGGGATCGAGACGCGGCTGGAGACGCTGGCGGTCGGCGACTACGTCGTGTCGGACCGCGTGGCGGTCGAGCGCAAGAGCGTCTCCGACTTCCTGGACACGCTCACCGGCGGCGACCGGTCGCTGTTCGATCAGGTGGGCGACCTCGCACGGCATTACGCCCGTCCGGTCGTCCTGATCGAGGGCGACGGACTCTACGAGGAGCGCAACGTCCACCCCGACGCCATCCGCGGCGCGCTCGCGTCGCTCACGGTCGATTTCGACGTGAGCGTGCTCCGAACCGACGACGAGGGCGACACCGCGGACCTGCTGGCCGTCCTCGCCGGCCGCGAACAGACCACGCGCGACCGGGCCGTCAGCGTCCATGGCGAGAAAAGCGCGAAGACGCTGGCCGAACAACAGGAGTACGTCGTCGGCGCCATCGCGGACATCGGGCCAGTGACGGCGCGGTCGCTGCTGGAACATTTCGGCAGCGTCGAGGCTGTGATGACCGCGAACCAAGACAATCTCAAGAACGTCGACGGCGTGGGAGAAGTCACCGCCGAGCGCATCCGAGACGTCGTCGGTAGCGACTACTGA
- a CDS encoding ferredoxin, whose product MRVEFDRDTCIGMFQCVDEWAAFEENRDDGKADLQDATETEPDLFVREVPDGAELDAEFAARTCPVDAIRLYDDDGERIV is encoded by the coding sequence ATGCGCGTCGAATTCGACCGCGATACGTGTATCGGGATGTTCCAGTGTGTCGACGAGTGGGCGGCGTTCGAGGAGAACCGCGACGACGGCAAGGCCGACCTGCAGGACGCGACCGAGACGGAGCCGGATCTGTTCGTGCGAGAGGTGCCGGACGGCGCGGAACTCGACGCGGAGTTCGCCGCGCGCACCTGCCCGGTCGACGCCATCCGGCTGTACGACGACGACGGCGAGCGGATCGTCTGA
- a CDS encoding DUF5828 family protein, with translation MEESVSGFKRRGTWAEIVEHGERITQALREAGADSDAFEEWDEWRPKSHERLGEDVSEKTAEKASVGEGEGEKAGKEPEEDLRTAGEKLSESYERVESGETGSAVERWQDSINYVARAADSAGRKALRAVEDTVYQKVMTQLAPYYFDNELVSANVQKTARGGDEDQFIFEVNINDDELKEAVSERLADYESAVDRWHVATEKETAVAEAAEGVEPPRTDGESKSTTN, from the coding sequence ATGGAAGAGAGCGTGTCCGGATTCAAACGCCGGGGGACGTGGGCGGAAATCGTCGAACACGGCGAGCGGATCACGCAGGCGCTCCGTGAAGCCGGTGCCGACAGCGACGCCTTCGAGGAGTGGGACGAGTGGCGGCCGAAGTCCCACGAACGCCTCGGCGAGGACGTGAGCGAAAAGACCGCCGAAAAGGCGAGCGTCGGCGAGGGCGAAGGCGAAAAAGCCGGCAAGGAGCCCGAAGAGGACCTGCGAACGGCGGGCGAGAAGCTCTCCGAGTCATACGAGCGCGTCGAGAGCGGCGAGACCGGGAGCGCCGTCGAGCGCTGGCAGGACTCCATCAACTACGTCGCGCGCGCCGCCGACTCGGCGGGGCGGAAGGCGCTCCGCGCCGTCGAGGACACCGTCTACCAGAAGGTGATGACCCAGCTCGCGCCCTACTACTTCGACAACGAACTCGTGAGCGCGAACGTCCAGAAGACGGCCCGCGGCGGCGACGAGGACCAGTTCATCTTCGAAGTGAACATCAACGACGACGAGTTGAAGGAAGCGGTGAGCGAGCGCCTCGCCGACTATGAGAGCGCGGTCGACCGCTGGCACGTCGCCACCGAGAAGGAGACGGCCGTCGCCGAGGCGGCCGAGGGCGTCGAACCGCCGCGCACCGACGGCGAGTCGAAGTCGACGACCAACTAA
- a CDS encoding cupin domain-containing protein yields MGYTVVDTDEVAPEPDRPCTLRRLADAAGLSQMALNRFTADPGEQLPLAYHYHDEQEEAFYVLSGTLHVETPEGPFEIAEDGLFAVDPDSPQRAYNPADADETVDVIAIGAPPASDDAHAYEP; encoded by the coding sequence ATGGGTTACACCGTCGTCGACACGGACGAAGTCGCTCCCGAACCGGACCGCCCCTGCACGCTCCGCCGTCTCGCCGACGCCGCCGGCCTCTCGCAGATGGCGCTCAACCGCTTCACCGCGGACCCGGGCGAACAGCTTCCCCTCGCCTATCACTACCACGACGAACAGGAGGAGGCGTTCTACGTCCTCTCGGGCACGCTCCATGTCGAGACGCCCGAGGGACCCTTCGAAATCGCCGAGGACGGCCTCTTCGCCGTCGACCCCGACAGCCCACAGCGGGCGTACAACCCCGCCGACGCCGACGAGACGGTCGATGTCATCGCCATCGGCGCACCGCCCGCGAGCGACGACGCCCACGCCTACGAGCCCTGA